The following coding sequences lie in one Anguilla anguilla isolate fAngAng1 chromosome 14, fAngAng1.pri, whole genome shotgun sequence genomic window:
- the lrrc8aa gene encoding leucine rich repeat containing 8 VRAC subunit Aa, producing the protein MIPITELRYFADTQPAYRILKPWWDVFTDYISIIMLMIAVFGGTLQVTQDKMICLPCKWVVNKTCDTYSAKKYINETLSSPPLVFEPRGIQYDLDRHQYNYVDAVCYENKLHWFAKYFPYLVLLHTLIFLACSNFWFKFPRTSSKLEHFVSILLKCFDSPWTTRALSETVVEESDPKPPGKMNGSMDKKASSVSEDVEASIPMLQRTKSRIEQGIVDRSETGVLDKKEGEQAKALFEKVKKFRIHVEEGDIVYRLYIRQTIIKVIKFILIICYTGYYVGNIKFRVDCTVDIENLTGYRMYRCAHPLATLFKILACFYISLVVVYGLICMYTLCWMLSRSLKKYSFESIREESSYSDIPDVKNDFAFMLHMIDQYDPLYSKRFAVFLSEVSENKLRQLNLNNEWTLEKLRQRITKNSQEKLELHLFMLSGIPDTVFDLLELEVLKLELIPDVTIPPIIAQLSSLKEMWLYHTPAKIEAPALAFLRENLKSLHIKFTDIKEIPLWIYSLKNLSELHLTGNLSAENNRYIVIDGLRELKRLKVLRLKSNLTKLPQVVTDVGVHLQKLSINNEGTKLMVLNSLKKMVNLTELELIRCDLERIPHSIFSLHNLQEIDLKDNNLKTIEEIISFQHLHRLVCLKLWYNQIAYIPIQIGTLTNLERLYLNRNKIEKIPSQLFFCRKLRFLDLSHNNLTYIPADIGFLQNLQYFAVTANRIETLPPELFQCKKLRTLNLGNNCLQSLPSRFGELTGLTQLELRGNRLECLPVELGECRLLKRSGVIVEEDLFNTLPSEIKEQLWRADKEQA; encoded by the exons ATGATTCCCATCACTGAGCTACGCTACTTTGCTGACACCCAACCAGCGTACCGCATCCTGAAGCCATGGTGGGATGTGTTCACGGACTACATATCCATCATCATGCTGATGATCGCAGTGTTTGGGGGAACCCTACAGGTCACCCAAGACAAGATGATATGTCTGCCCTGCAAGTGGGTAGTCAACAAGACCTGTGACACCTACTCAGCtaagaaatacataaatgaaaccCTCTCCTCGCCACCACTTGTCTTTGAGCCCAGGGGAATTCAGTATGACCTCGACCGACACCAGTACAACTATGTGGATGCTGTGTGCTACGAAAACAAGCTCCACTGGTTTGCCAAGTACTTCCCATACTTAGTGCTTCTCCACACACTTATCTTCTTAGCCTGCAGCAACTTCTGGTTCAAGTTTCCCCGCACCAGCTCCAAACTGGAACACTTTGTGTCGATCCTGCTAAAGTGCTTTGACTCCCCCTGGACAACACGGGCCCTATCAGAGACAGTGGTGGAGGAGAGCGACCCAAAGCCTCCAGGTAAAATGAATGGGTCCATGGACAAGAAGGCATCCTCTGTTAGCGAGGATGTGGAGGCTAGCATACCTATGCTCCAGAGAACCAAATCCCGCATCGAGCAGGGTATTGTTGACCGCTCAGAGACTGGTGTCCTGGACAAGAAGGAAGGTGAGCAGGCAAAGGCACTGTTTGAGAAGGTGAAGAAATTCCGCATACATGTGGAAGAGGGTGATATCGTCTACCGGCTCTACATTCGACAGACCATCATCAAAGTCATAAAGTTCATTCTGATCATCTGCTACACAGGATACTACGTGGGCAATATTAAGTTCAGAGTAGACTGTACAGTTGATATTGAGAATCTCACAGGCTACCGCATGTACCGTTGTGCCCATCCACTAGCCACTCTATTTAAGATCCTGGCGTGCTTCTATATCAGTCTGGTGGTGGTCTACGGCTTGATCTGCATGTACACCCTCTGCTGGATGCTGAGCCGCTCCCTGAAGAAGTACTCCTTTGAGTCAATCCGAGAGGAAAGCAGCTACAGTGACATCCCTGACGTGAAGAATGACTTTGCCTTCATGTTGCACATGATTGACCAGTACGACCCTCTCTACTCCAAACGTTTTGCCGTCTTCCTGTCAGAGGTGAGCGAGAACAAACTCCGTCAGCTCAATCTGAACAACGAGTGGACACTGGAGAAGCTGAGGCAACGGATCACAAAGAACTCCCAGGAGAAACTGGAGCTGCACCTATTCATGCTGAGTGGCATCCCAGACACTGTGTTTGACCTGCTGGAGCTGGAAGTCCTGAAGCTGGAGCTCATCCCAGATGTCACCATCCCCCCAATCATCGCTCAGCTCTCTAGCCTAAAGGAAATGTGGCTTTACCACACACCTGCCAAAATCGAGGCCCCAGCTTTGGCCTTCCTACGGGAGAACCTGAAGTCCCTTCACATCAAGTTCACAGACATCAAGGAAATCCCTCTTTGGATCTACAGCCTGAAGAACCTGAGCGAGCTGCATCTGACAGGGAACCTGAGTGCGGAGAACAATCGCTACATTGTGATCGATGGGCTGCGGGAGCTCAAGCGCCTCAAAGTGCTGCGGCTCAAAAGCAATCTGACAAAGCTGCCCCAGGTGGTCACTGACGTGGGCGTACACCTGCAGAAACTGTCTATCAACAACGAGGGCACCAAACTGATGGTGCTCAACAGCCTGAAGAAGATGGTGAACCTTACAGAGCTGGAACTCATTCGCTGCGACCTGGAACGCATCCCACACTCCATCTTCAGCCTGCATAACCTGCAGGAGATTGACCTGAAGGACAACAACCTGAAGACTATCGAAGAAATAATCAGCTTCCAGCATCTGCACCGGCTTGTCTGCCTCAAGCTCTGGTACAACCAAATCGCCTACATTCCCATCCAGATTGGAACACTCACCAACCTGGAGAGGCTCTATCTGAACCGTAACAAGATTGAGAAAATCCCaagccagctcttcttctgtcgCAAACTACGTTTTCTGGATCTGAGTCACAACAATCTCACCTACATACCGGCTGATATCGGCTTCCTCCAGAACCTGCAGTACTTTGCTGTCACTGCCAATAGG ATTGAGACCCTTCCTCCAGAGCTGTTCCAGTGTAAGAAACTGCGCACGCTCAACCTGGGGAACAACTGCCTGCAGTCGCTGCCGTCTCGCTTCGGGGAGCTGACGGGCCTGACGCAGCTGGAGCTGAGGGGGAACAGGCTGGAGTGCCTCCCCGTGGAGCTGGGCGAGTGCCGGCTCCTGAAGAGGAGCGGGGTCATCGTGGAGGAGGACCTCTTCAACACCCTGCCCTCCGAGATCAAGGAGCAGCTGTGGAGGGCCGACAAAGAGCAGGCGTGA
- the phyhd1 gene encoding phytanoyl-CoA dioxygenase domain-containing protein 1 isoform X2 gives MESMGVITAEDVGKYQEDGYLVLEGFLDPEECDVLRERMSEIVERMDVPQHCRIQFSTVHDEQLKTQGNADYFITSGDKIRFFFEKGVFDEKGDFSVARECSLNKIGHALHAYEPLYKNVTHSQKVQNVVKKLGLSCPVILQSMYIFKQPGIGGEVTPHQDATFLYTEPLGRVMGLWIALEDATLQNGCLWFIPGSHKNGITRRMVRTPKGSFPLTDFVGTEQNYDDKLFVPAPVKKGGLVLIHGEVVHRSAQNVSNHSRHVYTFHIMESKDTKWSPENWLQPSQDLPFPPLYT, from the exons atggagagCATGGGCGTGATAACAGCGGAGGACGTTGGAAAG TACCAGGAGGATGGGTACCTCGTCTTGGAGGGGTTTCTGGACCCAGAGGAGTGCGATGTGCTaagggagagaatgagtgagattGTGGAGAGGATGGATGTCCCACAACATTGCAGGATCCAGTTCTCAACTGTTCACGATGAGCAACTGAAGACCCAG GGAAACGCTGATTATTTTATCACCAGTGGGGATAAGATTCGGTTCTTCTTTGAAAAAGGTGTTTTTGATGAGAAAG GAGACTTCAGTGTGGCCAGAGAATGCTCTCTGAACAAAATTGGACATG CCTTACATGCTTATGAACCtctgtataaaaatgtaaccCATTCCCAAAAGGTTCAG AATGTGGTTAAGAAGCTGGGTTTAAGTTGTCCTGTGATTTTGCAGAGTATGTACATATTCAAG CAACCTGGGATTGGAGGAGAAG TGACTCCACATCAGGATGCCACCTTCCTGTACACAGAGCCACTGGGCAGAGTGATGGGGCTTTGGATTGCACTAGAGGATGCCACCTTGCAAAATGGCTGTCTGTGGTTCATTCCTGGGTCACACAAGA ATGGGATCACAAGGCGAATGGTCAGAACCCCAAAAGGTTCCTTCCCTTTGACAGACTTTGTTGGAACAGAGCAGAACTATGACGACAAGCTTTTTGTCCCTGCACCAGTCAAGAAAG GAGGACTGGTTCTGATCCATGGGGAGGTGGTACACCGTAGTGCTCAAAACGTCTCCAACCACTCGCGTCATGTTTACACCTTCCACATCATGGAGTCTAAGGACACAAAATGGAGCCCTGAGAACTG GTTGCAACCCAGCCAGGATCTGCCCTTCCCTCCTCTCTACACCTAA
- the phyhd1 gene encoding phytanoyl-CoA dioxygenase domain-containing protein 1 isoform X1 yields MESMGVITAEDVGKYQEDGYLVLEGFLDPEECDVLRERMSEIVERMDVPQHCRIQFSTVHDEQLKTQMQGNADYFITSGDKIRFFFEKGVFDEKGDFSVARECSLNKIGHALHAYEPLYKNVTHSQKVQNVVKKLGLSCPVILQSMYIFKQPGIGGEVTPHQDATFLYTEPLGRVMGLWIALEDATLQNGCLWFIPGSHKNGITRRMVRTPKGSFPLTDFVGTEQNYDDKLFVPAPVKKGGLVLIHGEVVHRSAQNVSNHSRHVYTFHIMESKDTKWSPENWLQPSQDLPFPPLYT; encoded by the exons atggagagCATGGGCGTGATAACAGCGGAGGACGTTGGAAAG TACCAGGAGGATGGGTACCTCGTCTTGGAGGGGTTTCTGGACCCAGAGGAGTGCGATGTGCTaagggagagaatgagtgagattGTGGAGAGGATGGATGTCCCACAACATTGCAGGATCCAGTTCTCAACTGTTCACGATGAGCAACTGAAGACCCAG ATGCAG GGAAACGCTGATTATTTTATCACCAGTGGGGATAAGATTCGGTTCTTCTTTGAAAAAGGTGTTTTTGATGAGAAAG GAGACTTCAGTGTGGCCAGAGAATGCTCTCTGAACAAAATTGGACATG CCTTACATGCTTATGAACCtctgtataaaaatgtaaccCATTCCCAAAAGGTTCAG AATGTGGTTAAGAAGCTGGGTTTAAGTTGTCCTGTGATTTTGCAGAGTATGTACATATTCAAG CAACCTGGGATTGGAGGAGAAG TGACTCCACATCAGGATGCCACCTTCCTGTACACAGAGCCACTGGGCAGAGTGATGGGGCTTTGGATTGCACTAGAGGATGCCACCTTGCAAAATGGCTGTCTGTGGTTCATTCCTGGGTCACACAAGA ATGGGATCACAAGGCGAATGGTCAGAACCCCAAAAGGTTCCTTCCCTTTGACAGACTTTGTTGGAACAGAGCAGAACTATGACGACAAGCTTTTTGTCCCTGCACCAGTCAAGAAAG GAGGACTGGTTCTGATCCATGGGGAGGTGGTACACCGTAGTGCTCAAAACGTCTCCAACCACTCGCGTCATGTTTACACCTTCCACATCATGGAGTCTAAGGACACAAAATGGAGCCCTGAGAACTG GTTGCAACCCAGCCAGGATCTGCCCTTCCCTCCTCTCTACACCTAA